The DNA region ATGCACCAAACAGCTGGACCCCACCGACCTGATCAATCCACGCTCGGCGATCTCCGGCTCCACCGATCTGGAAGTACGCGCCACCAAGCACCTGTTCCTGTGCCAAAGCCAGATGAAGGACCAGCTGGATGCCTGGATCAACAGCAAAGCCGACTGGCCAGTGCTGACCACCTCAATCGCCAAAAAATGGCTGCATGACGGCGACGGTTTGCAGGACCGGGGCATCACCCGCGATCTCGACTGGGGGATTCCGGTCAAAAAAGGCACCGAGGACTGGCCCGGCATGGAAGGCAAGGTCTTCTACGTCTGGTTTGATGCGCCCATCGAATACATCGCCGCCGCCGGTGAATGGGCCGAGGCCAATGGCAAGACGGACGCCGACTGGCAACGCTGGTGGCGCACCGACATGGGGGCGGATGATGTCAAATATGTCCAGTTCATGGGCAAAGACAACGTGCCCTTCCACACCCTGTCCTTCCCGGCCACCATCTTGGGTTCTGGCGAACCCTGGAAACTGGTCGACCACCTCAAAAGCTTCAACTACCTGAACTATGATGGCGGCCAGTTCTCCACCAGCCAGGGGCGCGGCATCTTTATGGATCAGGCGCTGGAAATCCTGCCCGCTGACTATTGGCGCTGGTGGCTGCTCAGCCATGCCCCCGAAAGCTCCGACTCCGAATTCACCTGGGAGAATTTCCAGCAATCGGTGAACAAGGACCTGGCGGATGTTCTGGGCAATTTTGTCAGCCGTATCACCAAGTTCTGCCGCTCCAAATTTGGCGAATCTGTTCCCGAATCTGCCCCCTATGGCGAACCGGAAAAAGCGCTGATTGGTGATCTCACCAGCCGCATTCGGGCCTATGAGCAGCACATGGAAAACATGGAAGTGCGCAAATCCGCGCAGGAGCTGCGGGCGATCTGGGTTGCCGGCAACGAATACCTGCAAAGCACCGCCCCCTGGTCCACCTTCAAGACCAACCCGGACCTGGCCGCAACCCAGGTGCGTCTCGGCCTCAATCTGATCCGTCTCTATGCGGTGCTGAGCGCACCCTTTATTCCCACCGCCTCCAAGGTCCTGATGCAGGCGCTGAACTGCGACGACTACAGCTGGCCGGTTGATGTGGATGCCGCTCTTGCCACTTTGCCTGCGGGCCATGGGTTTACCGTACCCGAAAACCTCTTTGCCAAAATCACCGACGAGCAGCGCGAAGAATGGCAAGAGCGTTTCGCCGGTACCCGCGACTAACCCCGCTTCCAGAAGACGCCAATCCGGCGCGCTCAAGCGCGCCAAGACCTGCAAAGCCCGCCTTTTTTGAAGGCGGGCTTTTCCTTTTGGCAACGCTTCTTTTCACCACCCCACGTCTCAAACGTGGAAAATCACGCCTATCGTTTCACTTTTGGGAATAATGCACCCAGGAGTAATATTTTTCCGACAAAAATAGTCGGAATGGGTTTTCTGATGAAATTAATCAGGTATAAAGCCCGCAGCCAACCTGACTCGACAGGCCAGCCCGGACCCACATCTCACAAATAGAAATCGCCACCATGTCGATCAAAAGCCCTCAAACCCGCACGACCTGCCCCCGCCCCGAACCGACGGTGGAACGCGAGGCAATTTGGGCCCCGGTTTTTGCCCCCAGCGGCGCCCTCTGCGGGCTTTGTTTGGAGTGGCTTTTGGACAAGGCGGAATTCAACAATGGGCGACCCCTATGAACCAGATGACATCCAACCCGGTGCCAACCACCGCAACCCCCGAAGTTTTCCCAACCTACCATGCCGAGGATCTCACCCGCGGTGGCATTCAGGCGCGTATTCTGCTCAACGGCCAGATCTACAGCCTGCGCATCACCCGCGCCGGAAAACTGATCCTGACCAAATGAGCCAGCCACAGCCCTTCTGACCTGGTGGCACTGCGATCGCCCCGGCTCGGCTCCAGTGACCTTTCACCGACCCACCCAAGCGACATTATCCAAGGACTTCAAAATGAAAAAACTGTTTCTGACTGGCTCCGCCCTGGCAGGTCTTGCTCTCGGCGCGACGCCCGTTCTGGCCGCGAGCAAGGCCGAGGTTCTGGCCAACTATGCCAATATCGCCCAAGCCAAGTACCAAGACAGCCTTGCCACCGCCCAGACGCTGCAAAAAGCTGTAGAGACATTGATCGCCGCGCCCTCTGCCGAGGCCCTGACCGCCGCACGTCACGCCTGGCTGGCGGCCCGCGTGCCCTATCAGCAGTCCGAAGTCTTCCGCTTTGGCAATGCCATCGTTGACGATTGGGAAGGCAAAGTGAATGCTTGGCCGCTGGATGAAGGCCTGATCGACTATGTGGATGCCGCCTATGGTGGCCCCAGCGACGAAAATGCCCTGGCCGCGCTGAACGTGATCGCCAATCCGAGCTTTGATCTCTCTGGTAAAACCATCGACACCAGCGCCATCACCCCGGCGCTGCTATCCGGCACCCTGCACGAAGCCGACGGTGTTGAGGCCAATGTGGCCACCGGCTATCACGCAGTTGAATTCCTGCTCTGGGGTCAGGATCTGAACGGCACCGACCACGGCGCAGGCAACCGCCCCTGGACCGACTATGCCGCAGGTGACGCCTGCACCAATGGTCATTGCGACCGGCGTGGCGATTACCTGCAAGCCGCCACCGACCTGCTGGTCTCGGATCTGGAATGGATGGCGGCACAATGGAGCGAGACCGGCGCGGCCCGCTCTGCGCTGTTGGCCAATGAAAGCGCCGGGATTTCTGCCATGCTGACCGGCATGGGATCGCTGTCTTATGGCGAACAGGCCGGCGAGCGCATGCGCCTGGGCCTGATGCTGAATGACCCCGAAGAAGAGCACGATTGCTTTTCCGACAACACCCACAACAGCCATTATTACGATGGCCTGGGCGTTCAAAACGTCTACCTCGGCGAATATGTGCGGGTGAATGGCGCGCTGGTTTCAGGCCCCTCCCTGTCTGATCTGGTTGCCGCTGCTGATCCGGCGCTGGACGTCGAGATGCAGGCCAAACTCTCCACCACCATGCGGGCCCTGGGCCGGATCAAATCCACTGCCGAGGCAGGCTTTTCCTATGACCAGATGCTGGAACAGGGCAATGCCGCTGGCGAAGCCCTGATCATGGGTGGCGTCAATGGTCTGGTGGATCAAACCCAGTCGATCGAGCGTGTGGTAAAACTGCTCAATCTGGATGGTTTGGAATTTGAAGGCTCCGACAGCCTTGACAATCCCTCGGCTGTCTTCGAATAAACATTCGATATGTAATATCATAACTTAATGAAACTCACGAGACCTGGCTGATCCCTGCAGCCGGGTCGCCCCACCAGAAAGAATACGTTCCATGACCCCCAAGACCAAAGCCGCGCTGGCTTTCAGCGCGCCCCTATTGTTGTGCGCAAATGCCGCCTTTGCTGAGCAAGGTTTCACCTGGGAAGGTGAAATTGAAATTGGCAACGAACAGGTTGTGTCGTCAGATGTGCCTGCCAATGAAATCCGCAACACCTATGCCATTATCACCGCCACCGGCACCTATACCTTTGGCAACGGCATGGCGATCTTTTCAACCCTGACCGGTGAAAGCGTCACCGATCCAACCGCAGATCGCAGCTTTGACGACATGGGGCTCTATGTTGAAGAGCTTGGCTTTAGCTTTGGCATCGGCGAGTCCACCACCGTTGCAATTGGTAAGCTGCACCCGGTTTTTGGCTCTGCCTGGGATGACACCGCAGGCTTTTTTGGCGGCACGCTTGCCGAAGACTATGAGCTGACAGAACAGCTGGGCCTCCTCGCCGATGTCGAGCTGAACGGCGCGGGCACCCTGTCCTTTGGCCTGTTTTTTGCTGATGACACCTCGCTCAGCCGCTCCTGGGGCACCGACCGTGGCCGCAACCGCTCCAATACCGGTGGCGCGGGCAACACCGGCAAGCTGGACAGCTTTGCCATCCAATGGAATCACGACGTCGACAACACCCGTTTCCATATCGGCGCCCGCCACCTGAGCGCCAGTGTGGGCGACGTGGATGACGAACAGGGCTTTGTCGCCGGGCTCGGCCATTCCTTTGCTTCTGGTCTGGATGTCTTTGCTGAGGTTGCAAGCTTTAGCAATTTTGGCGGCACCGCCGATGACGCAACCTTTGCGACCCTGAATGCAGCCTATGCCATTGGCGACTGGACCCTGTCGGGCACCCTGTCGCAGCGTGACCTGGACAGTTCCGGCAAAACCGACCTGCACTCGATTGCGCTGGAACGTGAGTTCAGCAACGGCATGGTTCTGGGCGGCGCCCTCGCACAGCAGGACGACAGCGGCGTGAAAGATACCATTGTTGGTCTCAACCTGGTCATCCCGCTGGGAGGATAACAGCAAAATTGCAGCTGATCTGACGGGGTGCCCCTTCCCTCGGGACCAATCGGATTAGCCACAAGCCACAATGGGTCGCAGTTTTGCGGCCCATATTTTTGGCCGCCCCATTACCTGACTGAATTAATCTGATTTCTGCCTTGTATTCTGATTATTTTTGTCGGATATTGCGGCAACTTTCTAGAACCATGGTGCAACACATCCCCAGGGGCCTCTTGCATGATCATCTGCCACTGCACTGCAATCACGGACCACGATATCCATGCCGCCATTGACTGGATGCGCAGCGCGGACCCCAAAACCATTATCACCCCAGGGAAAATCTACCACGCGCTTGGCAAAGCGGCTGATTGTGGCGGATGCATGCCGCTCTTTCTCGACACCATGCGCGACAATGATAAGATGAAGGTACCGGCTGGGCTGCAGAACCTACGCCGCAAAACAACTCAGGAGAGCACCTATGAAGGGCGACCCCAAAGTCATCGACTACCTCAACAAAGCGCTGCGTCATGAACTGACAGCCGTCAGCCAATACTGGCTGCACTATCGTCTGCAGGACGACTGGGGGCTGGGAAGCATGGCCAAGAAAAGCCGCGAGGAAAGCATCGAAGAGATGCAGCATGCGGATGATCTGATTGAGCGGATCCTGTTCCTGGGCGGCCACCCCAACCTGCAAAAGCTGGATCCGCTGCGCATCGGCCAGACCCCCAAGGAAACGCTGGAATGCGATCTCGCCGCCGAAGAAAGCGCCCGCGCACTGTATAAAGAGGCCCGCGAGGTCTGCAACGAGGCCGGCGATTACGTCACTATGAAGCTGTTTGAAACATTGATGGCAGACGAAGAAGGCCATATCGACTTCCTCGAAACCCAGCTTGACCTCCACGACCGGATTGGTGCCGAAAACTATGCACAACTCAACGCCACCAAAATGGAAGCGGTTGAAGAGTAAGCTCCTTCTGGCTGCCGCATTTGCGGCGGCCTCCCCGGCCTTTGCCCTGGATCCGCCACCTGCGCCGAGCCTCGATTTATCAGCCCTGTCGCTGGGCGACCCGCACCTGACCATCCAGCCCCGCAGCGCCGCAGAACGGGCCCGGGTGGCCAAGGTCACGGCAGCGACGCAGGATTTCACCAGCCCCGAAATGTTCGAGGACAACCCTGCCGGCAGCGCCACTGTCCCGGCGCGCCGCGATGACGAGGCCTTTTCGCAGCACAGCGCCAATCTCACGTTTGAGCAGGAGCTGGAGTTCAAGCTCGGCAATGGGTTGTTCAAAAAGATCTGGGTGTTCGCACCTGCCTCCACCCTGGCCTCCGATGGGTTGGGGCCACTGTATAATGCGCGCAGCTGCCAGCGCTGCCACATCAAGGATGGGCGCGGCGCGGTTCCCAAGGGTCCTGACTATCGCTCGGCCTCGATGTTTTTGCGCGTTTCCATCCCCGGCGAGACGCCACAGAATCTAAAAGCCGTAACAGATTACATCGGCTCCGCCCCTGACCCCAACTATGGTGGCCAGCTGCAGGATTTTTCCCCGCCCGGCATCGCGCCGGAATACCGGCTTGGGGTGGACTACGCCACACAGATCGTCCCAC from Pseudophaeobacter arcticus DSM 23566 includes:
- the metG gene encoding methionine--tRNA ligase: MARILITSAIPYINGIKHLGNLVGSQLPADLYARFQRATGNEVLFLCATDEHGTPAELAAAKAGKPVDEFCAEMHEVQAGIAKGFGLSFDHFGRSSSPQNHRLTQHFAGKLAEAGLIREVDDSQIYSHADGRFLPDRYVEGTCPNCGYEKARGDQCEECTKQLDPTDLINPRSAISGSTDLEVRATKHLFLCQSQMKDQLDAWINSKADWPVLTTSIAKKWLHDGDGLQDRGITRDLDWGIPVKKGTEDWPGMEGKVFYVWFDAPIEYIAAAGEWAEANGKTDADWQRWWRTDMGADDVKYVQFMGKDNVPFHTLSFPATILGSGEPWKLVDHLKSFNYLNYDGGQFSTSQGRGIFMDQALEILPADYWRWWLLSHAPESSDSEFTWENFQQSVNKDLADVLGNFVSRITKFCRSKFGESVPESAPYGEPEKALIGDLTSRIRAYEQHMENMEVRKSAQELRAIWVAGNEYLQSTAPWSTFKTNPDLAATQVRLGLNLIRLYAVLSAPFIPTASKVLMQALNCDDYSWPVDVDAALATLPAGHGFTVPENLFAKITDEQREEWQERFAGTRD
- the hemP gene encoding hemin uptake protein HemP, encoding MNQMTSNPVPTTATPEVFPTYHAEDLTRGGIQARILLNGQIYSLRITRAGKLILTK
- a CDS encoding imelysin family protein, yielding MKKLFLTGSALAGLALGATPVLAASKAEVLANYANIAQAKYQDSLATAQTLQKAVETLIAAPSAEALTAARHAWLAARVPYQQSEVFRFGNAIVDDWEGKVNAWPLDEGLIDYVDAAYGGPSDENALAALNVIANPSFDLSGKTIDTSAITPALLSGTLHEADGVEANVATGYHAVEFLLWGQDLNGTDHGAGNRPWTDYAAGDACTNGHCDRRGDYLQAATDLLVSDLEWMAAQWSETGAARSALLANESAGISAMLTGMGSLSYGEQAGERMRLGLMLNDPEEEHDCFSDNTHNSHYYDGLGVQNVYLGEYVRVNGALVSGPSLSDLVAAADPALDVEMQAKLSTTMRALGRIKSTAEAGFSYDQMLEQGNAAGEALIMGGVNGLVDQTQSIERVVKLLNLDGLEFEGSDSLDNPSAVFE
- a CDS encoding (2Fe-2S)-binding protein — translated: MIICHCTAITDHDIHAAIDWMRSADPKTIITPGKIYHALGKAADCGGCMPLFLDTMRDNDKMKVPAGLQNLRRKTTQESTYEGRPQSHRLPQQSAAS
- the bfr gene encoding bacterioferritin, whose translation is MKGDPKVIDYLNKALRHELTAVSQYWLHYRLQDDWGLGSMAKKSREESIEEMQHADDLIERILFLGGHPNLQKLDPLRIGQTPKETLECDLAAEESARALYKEAREVCNEAGDYVTMKLFETLMADEEGHIDFLETQLDLHDRIGAENYAQLNATKMEAVEE